A part of Sander vitreus isolate 19-12246 chromosome 8, sanVit1, whole genome shotgun sequence genomic DNA contains:
- the mansc4 gene encoding uncharacterized protein mansc4, protein MNVTWGVLMVLSLVCHTESRCSPTSYYKNCWIRRFPGIFIDIEESQRRGAQLLKYYQEETALKCSRTCCLTRNFSCNLAIFHYDTTQENVNCFHLHCPTLESCILSHRGNVVLYNITKGADPDLLVFGKYFTSNVRVLPHHYSRGNASEPLPSDKRQFIHPPPLAALPLTLAPTVKPPTTESRVLTTSTPATSSTTLKSTSQPSAVPTTTTALSSTPKTPLASGNNALTTTLTTSTSLAPSFTPPSSTTATTLSPYNPKTTPAFSTPTARPSTSPTQHHTTTFSQLATSPLTSMTLMGSIKSTKQYPNDTKGSLESNHTGGSEEGQGVSGEDTFGGLGPGWHVAAHTLLVAVAICITVLLSCCCSILLVVSWRGQRKRMGHYRTSWRGKRGSMRLIKYVLVRENS, encoded by the exons ATGAATGTCACATGGGGTGTGCTGATGGTTTTGAGTCTGGTGTGCCACACTGAGTCGAGGTGCTCACCGACCTCGTATTATAAGAACTGCTGGATTCGACGCTTCCCTGGGATTTTCATCGATATCGAGGAGTCTCAGCGGAGAGGAGCGCAGCTGCTTAAGTATTACCAGGAGGAGACGGCGCTGAAATGCAGCCGCACCTGTTGCCTCACGCGAAATT TTTCCTGTAATCTGGCCATATTTCACTATGATACCACTCAAGAAAACGTGAACTGCTTCCACCTGCACTGTCCAACACTAGAGAGCTGTATTCTCAGCCACAGAGGCAACGTTGTTCTGTACAATATCACGAAGG GTGCGGATCCTGACCTGTTGGTGTTTGGAAAATACTTCACCTCCAATGTACGCGTGTTACCCCACCACTACAGTCGAGGCAACGCCTCAGAGCCGCTGCCCTCAGACAAACGGCAGTTCATTCATCCACCTCCGCTCGCTGCACTGCCTCTGACTTTAGCACCCACAGTTAAACCCCCCACCACAGAAAGCAGAGTGCTCACCACCTCCACCCCTGCCACCAGTTCCACTACGCTGAAGAGCACCAGTCAGCCTTCAGCAGTTCCCACAACTACAACTGCCTTGTCCTCCACTCCAAAGACTCCATTAGCTTCAGGGAACAATGCACTAACAACAACCCTGACCACCTCCACTTCTCTTGCACCGAGCTTTACGCCTCCTTCATCTACCACAGCAACCACCCTCAGCCCTTACAATCCCAAGACCACTCCCGCCTTTTCTACCCCAACTGCACGGCCTTCCACATCCCCTACCCAGCATCACACCACCACCTTCTCTCAGTTGGCCACCAGCCCTCTAACTTCCATGACCCTTATGGGCAGTATAAAGAGCACCAAGCAATACCCCAATGACACCAAGGGCAGTTTGGAGAGTAACCACACTGGAGGCAGTGAAGAAGGACAGGGTGTCAGCGGAGAGGACACCTTCGGGGGTTTGGGACCTGGGTGGCATGTAGCAGCTCACACCTTGCTGGTTGCAGTGGCCATCTGCATCACAGTGCTGCTGAGCTGCTGTTGCTCCATTCTGCTGGTCGTGAGTTGGAGGGGTCAGAGGAAGAGGATGGGACACTACCGAACATCGTGGAGAGGGAAAAGAGGCTCCATGCGTCTGATAAAGTATGTGCTGGTCAGAGAAAACTCCTGA
- the tead4 gene encoding transcriptional enhancer factor TEF-3 isoform X1: MYGRNELIARYIKLRTGKTRTRKQVSSHIQVLARRKAREIQVKLKVRYDQVAKDKALQSMATMSSAQIISPTAFQNKMALQGLSRQAYPTASGFWHGTLPGQPGSHEDIKPFSQQSYAMQASGPTPITGYESTAGLSMSPGAPPWQGRSIASSKLRMLEFSAFLEQPQDPESFNKHLFVHIGQSNPSYSDAYLESVDVRQIYDKFPEKKGGLRELFDKGPHNAFFLVKFWADLSVNLQDDSSFFYGVSSQYESSENMIITSSTKVCSFGKQVVEKVETEYARFENGRYVFRIHRSPLCEYMINFIHKLKHLPEKYMMNSVLENFTILQVVTNRDTLETLLCIAYVFEVSTSEHGAQHHIYRLVKD; this comes from the exons GTATCTAGTCACATCCAGGTTCTAGCTCGACGGAAGGCCAGGGAGATCCAGGTGAAGCTGAAGGTACGCTAC GACCAGGTTGCTAAAGACAAGGCCCTGCAGAGTATGGCCACCATGTCCTCAGCCCAGATCATCTCACCTACGGCTTTCCAAAACAAGATGGCTCTCCAGGGCCTGTCTAGGCAGGCTTATCCCACTGCTAGTGGG TTTTGGCATGGCACACTTCCAGGACAGCCAGGAAGCCACGAAGA CATTAAGCCCTTCTCCCAGCAGAGTTACGCCATGCAAGCGTCCGGCCCGACCCCTATAACAG GTTATGAAAGCACAGCAGGGCTGTCAATGTCTCCCGGTGCCCCCCCTTGGCAGGGTAGAAGTATTGCCAGCTCCAAGCTGCGAATGCTGGAGTTCTCCGCCTTCCTGGAGCAACCTCAGGACCCAGAGAGT TTCAACAAGCACCTGTTTGTGCACATTGGCCAGTCCAACCCGAGCTACAGCGACGCCTATCTGGAGTCTGTGGATGTCAGACAAATCTACGACAAGTTCCCAGAAAAGAAAGGAGGCCTGAGGGAGCTGTTTGACAAAGGGCCACACAACGCTTTCTTTCTCGTCAAGTTTTgg GCGGACCTTAGTGTGAACCTGCAGGATGACAGCAGCTTCTTCTATGGCGTTTCCAGTCAGTATGAGAGCTCTGAGAACATGATTATCACCTCATCCACCAAAGTCTGCTCCTTTGGCAAGCAGGTGGTGGAGAAAGTGGAG ACGGAGTATGCACGTTTTGAGAATGGGCGCTACGTGTTTCGAATCCACCGTTCCCCGTTATGTGAATACATGATCAACTTCATCCACAAGCTTAAACACCTGCCGGAGAAGTACATGATGAACAGTGTACTGGAGAACTTCACTATCCTACAG GTGGTGACTAACAGGGACACACTGGAAACCCTCCTGTGCATAGCCTACGTATTTGAGGTGTCCACCAGTGAGCATGGCGCACAGCATCATATTTACAGGCTAGTCAAAGACTGA
- the mrps35 gene encoding small ribosomal subunit protein mS35, producing the protein MASHASKAFLSLGRINVSGIGLQKSVSSRVTYATDVSIHSSNVNKGLPDRGDRGFFRRPRRTAGEPRTEKMPVDQDWTAVYPAATPFRPSSVPLPVRMGYPVKGGVPPEKKGNLELIKIPNFLHLTPAAIKKHCEALKPFCTEWPSALDTDAKCDEHFPIKVGSTDYVSAGLSVRNPKARIVHLKVKLSSLNLDDHARKKMLKLVGERYCKDTDVLTITTDSCPLRQQNYDYAMYLLTVLYHESWKTEAWEAEKTVADMEEYSWEDSPSQRNILDMLVRRKVAGEGEGNEVREQLLGKKEVQEYKDAVTRLKNEGESESTMLQYKEAVKKVLNL; encoded by the exons ATGGCTTCACACGCAAGCAAGGCATTTCTGTCCCTAGGTCGAATAAATGTTTCTGGTATTGGACTTCAGAAATCAGTGAGCAGCAGAGTCACATACGCGACGGATGTGTCTATACATTCTTCTAATGTAAATAAAG GCCTTCCTGATAGAGGCGATAGAGGATTCTTCAGAAGACCCAGGAGAACT GCAGGGGAGCCCAGGACAGAAAAGATGCCAGTGGATCAGGACTGGACTGCAGTTTATCCAGCAGCAACCCCCTTCAGACCGAGCTCTGTCCCCCTGCCTGTGAGGATGGGCTACCCTGTGAAGGGAGGCGTTCCTCCCGAGAAGAAGGGCAACTTGGAGCTGATCAAG ATACCAAATTTTCTTCATTTGACACCGGCAGCCATCAAGAAACACTGTGAAGCTCTGAaac CATTCTGTACTGAGTGGCCCTCTGCCTTGGACACTGACGCAAAATGTGACGAGCACTTCCCTATCAAAGTGGGAAGCACAGACTACGTGTCTGCCGGCCTGTCTGTCAGAAACCCTAAAGCTCGCATTGTTCATCTCAAA GTAAAACTGTCCAGTTTAAATCTGGATGACCATGCACGCAAGAAGATGCTTAAACTAGTTGGGGAGAGATACTGCAAAGATACTGATGTCCTCACCATTACAACTGACAG CTGCCCATTGAGACAGCAGAACTATGACTATGCCATGTACCTGCTAACTGTCCTCTACCACGAGTCTTGG AAAACAGAGGCCTGGGAGGCTGAGAAGACTGTGGCAGACATGGAGGAGTACAGCTGGGAGGACAGCCCGTCCCAAAGAAACATCTTAGATATGCTAGTACGCAGGAAAGTGGCTGGGGAAGGAGAAGGCAATGAAGTGCGAGAGCAGCtgctgggaaaaaaagaagtgcaGGAGTATAAGGACGCTGTCACAAGGTTGAAGAATGAAGGAGAAAGCGAGAGCACCATGCTGCAGTACAAAGAGGCTGTCAAGAAAGTACTCAACCTGTAA
- the tead4 gene encoding transcriptional enhancer factor TEF-3 isoform X3 gives MATMSSAQIISPTAFQNKMALQGLSRQAYPTASGFWHGTLPGQPGSHEDIKPFSQQSYAMQASGPTPITGYESTAGLSMSPGAPPWQGRSIASSKLRMLEFSAFLEQPQDPESFNKHLFVHIGQSNPSYSDAYLESVDVRQIYDKFPEKKGGLRELFDKGPHNAFFLVKFWADLSVNLQDDSSFFYGVSSQYESSENMIITSSTKVCSFGKQVVEKVETEYARFENGRYVFRIHRSPLCEYMINFIHKLKHLPEKYMMNSVLENFTILQVVTNRDTLETLLCIAYVFEVSTSEHGAQHHIYRLVKD, from the exons ATGGCCACCATGTCCTCAGCCCAGATCATCTCACCTACGGCTTTCCAAAACAAGATGGCTCTCCAGGGCCTGTCTAGGCAGGCTTATCCCACTGCTAGTGGG TTTTGGCATGGCACACTTCCAGGACAGCCAGGAAGCCACGAAGA CATTAAGCCCTTCTCCCAGCAGAGTTACGCCATGCAAGCGTCCGGCCCGACCCCTATAACAG GTTATGAAAGCACAGCAGGGCTGTCAATGTCTCCCGGTGCCCCCCCTTGGCAGGGTAGAAGTATTGCCAGCTCCAAGCTGCGAATGCTGGAGTTCTCCGCCTTCCTGGAGCAACCTCAGGACCCAGAGAGT TTCAACAAGCACCTGTTTGTGCACATTGGCCAGTCCAACCCGAGCTACAGCGACGCCTATCTGGAGTCTGTGGATGTCAGACAAATCTACGACAAGTTCCCAGAAAAGAAAGGAGGCCTGAGGGAGCTGTTTGACAAAGGGCCACACAACGCTTTCTTTCTCGTCAAGTTTTgg GCGGACCTTAGTGTGAACCTGCAGGATGACAGCAGCTTCTTCTATGGCGTTTCCAGTCAGTATGAGAGCTCTGAGAACATGATTATCACCTCATCCACCAAAGTCTGCTCCTTTGGCAAGCAGGTGGTGGAGAAAGTGGAG ACGGAGTATGCACGTTTTGAGAATGGGCGCTACGTGTTTCGAATCCACCGTTCCCCGTTATGTGAATACATGATCAACTTCATCCACAAGCTTAAACACCTGCCGGAGAAGTACATGATGAACAGTGTACTGGAGAACTTCACTATCCTACAG GTGGTGACTAACAGGGACACACTGGAAACCCTCCTGTGCATAGCCTACGTATTTGAGGTGTCCACCAGTGAGCATGGCGCACAGCATCATATTTACAGGCTAGTCAAAGACTGA
- the tead4 gene encoding transcriptional enhancer factor TEF-3 isoform X2, with amino-acid sequence MYGRNELIARYIKLRTGKTRTRKQVSSHIQVLARRKAREIQVKLKDQVAKDKALQSMATMSSAQIISPTAFQNKMALQGLSRQAYPTASGFWHGTLPGQPGSHEDIKPFSQQSYAMQASGPTPITGYESTAGLSMSPGAPPWQGRSIASSKLRMLEFSAFLEQPQDPESFNKHLFVHIGQSNPSYSDAYLESVDVRQIYDKFPEKKGGLRELFDKGPHNAFFLVKFWADLSVNLQDDSSFFYGVSSQYESSENMIITSSTKVCSFGKQVVEKVETEYARFENGRYVFRIHRSPLCEYMINFIHKLKHLPEKYMMNSVLENFTILQVVTNRDTLETLLCIAYVFEVSTSEHGAQHHIYRLVKD; translated from the exons GTATCTAGTCACATCCAGGTTCTAGCTCGACGGAAGGCCAGGGAGATCCAGGTGAAGCTGAAG GACCAGGTTGCTAAAGACAAGGCCCTGCAGAGTATGGCCACCATGTCCTCAGCCCAGATCATCTCACCTACGGCTTTCCAAAACAAGATGGCTCTCCAGGGCCTGTCTAGGCAGGCTTATCCCACTGCTAGTGGG TTTTGGCATGGCACACTTCCAGGACAGCCAGGAAGCCACGAAGA CATTAAGCCCTTCTCCCAGCAGAGTTACGCCATGCAAGCGTCCGGCCCGACCCCTATAACAG GTTATGAAAGCACAGCAGGGCTGTCAATGTCTCCCGGTGCCCCCCCTTGGCAGGGTAGAAGTATTGCCAGCTCCAAGCTGCGAATGCTGGAGTTCTCCGCCTTCCTGGAGCAACCTCAGGACCCAGAGAGT TTCAACAAGCACCTGTTTGTGCACATTGGCCAGTCCAACCCGAGCTACAGCGACGCCTATCTGGAGTCTGTGGATGTCAGACAAATCTACGACAAGTTCCCAGAAAAGAAAGGAGGCCTGAGGGAGCTGTTTGACAAAGGGCCACACAACGCTTTCTTTCTCGTCAAGTTTTgg GCGGACCTTAGTGTGAACCTGCAGGATGACAGCAGCTTCTTCTATGGCGTTTCCAGTCAGTATGAGAGCTCTGAGAACATGATTATCACCTCATCCACCAAAGTCTGCTCCTTTGGCAAGCAGGTGGTGGAGAAAGTGGAG ACGGAGTATGCACGTTTTGAGAATGGGCGCTACGTGTTTCGAATCCACCGTTCCCCGTTATGTGAATACATGATCAACTTCATCCACAAGCTTAAACACCTGCCGGAGAAGTACATGATGAACAGTGTACTGGAGAACTTCACTATCCTACAG GTGGTGACTAACAGGGACACACTGGAAACCCTCCTGTGCATAGCCTACGTATTTGAGGTGTCCACCAGTGAGCATGGCGCACAGCATCATATTTACAGGCTAGTCAAAGACTGA